The following proteins are encoded in a genomic region of Brachypodium distachyon strain Bd21 chromosome 1, Brachypodium_distachyon_v3.0, whole genome shotgun sequence:
- the LOC100842923 gene encoding uncharacterized protein LOC100842923 produces MARAQALRSLLARCSTKCPAAAAAASSSCLRRAVPSYSQRILPAFRAASVPAVLTRSLATTARGGAGPDEPGAEEDEEEAEAQEWEEDEDYGTEPEIGDGGNGGGVLLRDIKWGELALASAKEVLAEHFGDDVAMFAFKVSPKGYVYVRLDKLTNRYGCPGIEEIENFNRIYKQKLDEMIERGEIPLDLAVEISSPGAERLLKVPEDLDRFKDMAMKVQYFAEGDDLVSDQADGIFLLESVDIQAEHCVWKLANVTENRAGKGRPLSRKQRDWRLQTSFQSVRKVTLYLD; encoded by the exons ATGGCTCGCGCCCAGGCGCTCCGCTCGCTGCTCGCCAGGTGCTCGACTAaatgccccgccgccgccgccgcggcttcgtcctcctgcctccgccgcgccgtcccctCCTACTCCCAGCGTATCCTTCCTGCGTTTCGTGCCGCGTCCGTGCCTGCAGTGCTGACGCGCTCCCTGGCGACCACAGCCCGGGGCGGCGCTGGTCCGGACGAGCCGGGCgcggaggaagatgaggaggaggcagaggcgcAGGAAtgggaggaggacgaagactACGGGACGGAACCCGAG ATTGGAGATGGTGGCAATGGTGGAGGAGTCCTCCTGCGGGACATCAAGTGGGGCGAGCTCGCTCTCGCATCTGCCAAGGAGGTCCTTGCCGAGCATTTCGGCgatgatgttgccatgttcgCCTTCAAGGTGTCGCCCAAGGGATACGTTTATGTGCGGCTGGACAAGCTCACCAACAG GTATGGGTGTCCTGGTATAGAGGAAATAGAGAATTTCAATAGAATCTACAAGCAGAAATTGGATGAGATGATCGAAAGAGGCGAAATACCACTGGACCTGGCTGTTGAG ATTTCGTCACCTGGAGCAGAGAGACTTCTGAAGGTGCCTGAGGATCTGGATCGCTTCAAAGATATGGCAATGAAGGTACAGTACTTTGCTGAAGGTGATGACCTTGTTTCAGATCAGGCGGATGGTATCTTTTTGCTCGAGTCGGTTGACATTCAGGCAGAACATTGTGTGTGGAAGCTTGCCAACGTCACAGAGAACCGAGCTGGGAAAGGGAGGCCATTGAGCAGGAAACAGAGAGATTGGAGGCTGCAAACTTCCTTTCAATCGGTGAGGAAGGTGACCCTGTACTTGGACTGA